ATGTCCACGTTAGGAATTTTTAAACCAACCTCATCCATCATAAAACTTACAACACTAAAATCAGGCAGCAAATAGTAAAATACGGTAACAATAATAGTAGCAATAATAGAATCAACTACAGCCATCTTATATAGCACTCCTGATTTTAGCCAAAAAGATGCGCCAAAAAGAGTCATGATGTCTATTCGTTCCTTATGCTCGTATAGCCAAATTCTCATCTGTTTTAGCACTAGCATAAGTCCTAAAATAACAATTAAAATAGAAAAAATTTCAGATATTTTTTTAATTAGATTTAAAATTTTATAAATCTTATTATGAGTCTTTGAAAATGTCTCCACTCTACTAACGCCATTTACTTTCAAAAGCTTTGCTTTAATCTCCTCCATATATTCAACACTTGGAAAAATTTGCAGTTTAATGGAGTAAAATTTAGGCAAAGAGTTCTGTAAAATATTTAAATTTTTGGCTGAAATATCTTTAGAAAGTCTATCTAAAACCGATTTTGTACCTAATCTCTCGATGGATTCAAAATCACTTACCAAAGGCTTTATATTAGAGCTATTCAGATCTTTTGAGCTAACTACTATGATGTTATAATCCTCACTCATAAGTTTTTCATAATCTTTTATGACATTACCCACAAGAGTTATAAACTGGATACAAAAAAGAAGAGCAATAAGAGGAAAGATAACTCCGAAATGATTTTTAAGAGATCTCATGCACGCCTCCGTTTTCTATCACGAAGTGGCGATAATGCACTCTTAAAGTAGACGGGATTTTATGAGTTACAACTACCACGCAGGTGCCTAAAAACTCTCTTGCAGAGCGTAAAAGCGACCATATAACATCACTTGAATAATCATCTAAATTTCCAGTAGGCTCATCGCATAAAAGCAAATTTGGATTATGTGCCAAAGCCCTTGCCATCGCTACTCGTTGCTGCTCTCCACCGCTTAACTCAAGAGGAAATTTATGAGCTTTATGCAGTAAATTTACATGCTTTAGCAGCTTATGAGCTTGATTTTTACATACATTATGTGCAAGCCCTTTTATCATAAGCGGCAGCATCACGTTCCTCTCGACACTCCACTCATTTATCAGGCGGTAATTTTGAAATATGATCCCAATTTTTTGCCTAACTTCACTAAGTTTTTTTTGGCTTATATTGTTCATATTAGCAAGACAAACTTCAAGAGAGCCGGAATATGGCTTAATCTCACCGTAAAGCGATTTAACGATAGTTGATTTACCACTACCGCTTTTTCCTGTTATTATCACAAAATCACTAGCGCTTATATCTAAATCCACATTTTGGACTATAAGTTCATTTTGATTATACCCGAGAGAAAGACCATGAGAACTAATAATCTTTTGCATTAGCCAAATACTCCTTTAATGCGAAATGCGCATTTAAATTTTCTCTCGTTAAAAGCGGCTTTTTTATAAAGTATTCGCACTTTTGAGGGGTGATTAGGATATAGCACTGCTCTGGCTGAGAAAATGCGCCAAAAGATATGCGAAGCAAAATTTCATCTTCACTTTTCTCAAATTTCTCCTCAATATGCAAGAAGCAGTCATCTTTTTTTATAGTTATATTTTTAAAGTTTTTTGATATGGCTTTAACATCATAATTGCTATCAAATTTCATCTCGCTAAGTGTTTTTAAGGGCTCGCTTTTTATTTCGCACTCAAAAGTTACATCATAGATATCTTTTAGCTGTTTCTTCCACCTATCCTCATATTTACTTGAAACATTAAGATATTTATTTTTATCCACAATAAGTTTTGAGCTATGCAAATTTAAAAGCTGAGATATAGTGTACTCCGTATAATTTCTACTATCACTTCTAAGCTCGAATCTACCGCCTATTTTAAGAGTTCTTTCGCACTCTTTTGTAAATTTTTCAGACACTACTCGCCTATGAGGTGCGTCATCCCAAGGCACAGGAAAGTGAAGAAAAATTTTATCTATGAAATTTGAATCGATCAAGGACAAAAGCAACCTAGCATCGCTATTAATAAGCACTACATTGTTTAATTTTTTACTCTTTGCAAGCTTTGCGACCTGCTCGATAGATGGCTTATAGACCTCTATTCCTATGACCAAAGCATCGGGGTTTTTTTCTGCTTGCCAGAGCAGGTGCCTGCCTGAACCAAAGCCTATCTCTATAAAAATTTTAGATAATCTTGACTCTTTTAAAATTTGCAAAAGCTCTTTAGTGTCTGAGATATAAGAGGTTTTTTGCGTTAAATGAGTTTTCTTTACAGCTATTGCCTCACTTACAATTTCTTCGCAATTTAGCTCTTTAAATTTTACCAAAGCCTTTTGTAATAGACCTATTTGGGCAGGCCTTGTTATCTTATCGCCTTTTACTAAAAAGCCATTTTTATGCTCTTTCAAAGTCACAAAAAACTCTTCAATTCCACTTTGAGTATAGATAATAGTAGAGTTTCTGCCTCTTGCTTCCCATGCAAAAACCACCTCATCCTGAATAATCGGGTAGGCTAAAGATTTTAAATTTTTAGTTATAAAATTTGGCATTATTCTATAATTACCATAGCTTTATGGGATTCATCAGAACTTATGCCATACTCGTCTATAGCTATAACTTTATATGTATATTTTAGACTATAATTGACATCAGTATCTATAAATTCATTATTGGTTATATTTGTAAATCTTCTCTCTCCTTCTCCGCCTTCCCTGATTACAGTATAGCTTCTAGCCTCCTTTGGTCCGCTCCACTGAACTTTTACAGCCGAACTATCAGCTACTATGGATGATATTATAGGAGCGTCTATGGCCGCCAGAGTTGATCCTGTAACGGCTTCATCGGGCTTTTTAGACTCAAGTCCGTCTTTGTCTACAATAGTAATCTTATATAGCCTTGTAGCGCCATTTTCGTTAATTAAATCCTCGTAGCTATTTGTTTTGGTTTTAGCAAGATATGTATATGGCAAAAATTTATTTGAAGTGCTATAAATTTTGTAGTATCCAAAGTCTTCGCTCGCCACGCTATCCCATGTGATAATAATCTTTTTTGGAGCATTTGTAGTAGCTTGTATATTTACAACTTTATTTGGAAGCGGTTTTGTAGTAGAATCAACTATCTCGCTTGGTTTAGATACAACTCCTGTGCTAGTTTTTACAAAAACTCTATATTTATACCCCCTGCCTGATTTTACGCTATCGTCTATATATTCGGCATGTAGCCTTCCTTTGATTTCCGCTATCTGTCTCCAATTATCTTTACCGATATCGGCTTTTTCCACTATATAAGATACGACTCTTAAATCAGGATGCGGACGCCATATTAACTTCACACGCTCCGGCAAATTAGTAAGAGCTCTTAAAAAAGGCACCGACTCTATAAGAGGTCTAGTGCTTGCATTTATAATTACGCCAGGATTTGAAATTTGCTTATTTGAGTTATATGTTCTCATCTCATATGAATATGTAGTCTCAGGAGCTAAATTTGAATCCACATGATGGCTTGCAAAGCGATCTTTTATATCGGCCACCATCATCATTTTGCCTCTATTTTCATTAGGATTTGATCTATAAAGATAATATCCAGCTACATCCGTTGTGGTAGCAGGAGTCCATTCAAAGCCTATTTCCGTCATATCGCTAATAGTTTTTAAGCTGGTAACAGTAGGCAAATTTGGATTAGTTTGCGTAGGCGTACTAGGTGAAACACATCCAGTGATCACAACGGCCAAAGATAGCATCAAGCCTTTCAAAATCGATCTTTTCATCAACTATCTCCTTATTAAATTTATTAAATAAAATTTCATTAAAGTCATCCCAAAGCGGAGCTACGAATCTCATCCTTTTGCCTGTATTTGGATGAGTGAAGTAAAGCCCGTAGGCGTGAAGCATAACTCTTTTTATTTTATCGTTTTCGCTCTTAAACCCATATAAAGTATCGCCTAAAATATGGCGGTTTATGCTGGCTAGATGAACTCTAATCTGATGAGTTCTGCCGGTAAAAAGCTTAGCTGCTATTAAATTTATTCCGCTCTCTTGAATCAAATTTACAAAAGCACTTTTAGCGCTTCTTCCGTCACTTGTAATTGCTTTTTTTAAACGATTATTCGGGCTTCTGCCTATCTTTCGCTCTATCACACACTCCTCTTTAAGCGGCAAATCGGTAATCGCAAGATAAATTCTACCCATTGTCTTATCGCTTAACTGAGCTGAAAGCGCTGCGTGAGAGTGGTTGTTTTTGGCAACTACTATCGCTCCGCTAGTGCCCTTATCAAGCCTATGCACGATACCAGCCCTACTCTCTCCGCTGAAAGTAGATAGCAAAAAGCCTTTCTTTCCAAGCCAGTCTACAAGCGTAGCCTCTTTAACGCTCGGAGCTGGATGAACAACTAAATTTGGCGGCTTATTAAGTACTATCAAATCATCATCTTCATACAAAATAGACACTTCAAATTCCGCACTAAAATTTAAATTTTCATCATTTGATTCTAAAATTTTTACATCTATAACGTCATCTAGACTAAGCTTAGCCGAGCCCTTTAATATGGGCTTTGAATTTAGACTTACACAGCCATTTTTGATTAAATTTAAAATTTGATTTCTTGAGATTTTAAGCTCTTCAGACAAAAACAGATCTACTCTTTTACCTATATCCTTGCTCTCTTTTACAGATATTTGATTCAACCGTTTCCTTTTTGGTGTTATAATTCCGCTAAAAAAGGCGAAATTTTGATAAGACTTGATAGGCGAATTCTAACTCATTTTGACTTTGTTCAACCAATCTTGATACTACCTATTATAATTTTATCATATATTTTAGTTTCAGAAGCAAATTCTATTCTATCAAATAAACAGCTTATATATTTCAGCATAGGACTGCTCGCGTTTACATTTTTTTTCCTGCTTCCAATAAGAAGGCTTGAATGGCTAATACCGGCATTTTACTGGCTATGTATAGCGCTTTTAATAAGTGTTGATCTATTTGGAGTAACAAAATTAGGAGCAAAACGCTGGCTTGAAATCCCTTTTGTGCATTTTACTATTCAGCCATCAGAGATAATGAAGCCATCATTTTTACTTATGATGGCATACCTAGTAAAGCATCGCCCTCCGGGAATTAACGGTTATGGGCTCAAGGATTTTTTAAGACTTAGTATATACATAATCCTACCTGCATTTTTGATTATGAAAGAGCCTGATCTTGGGACTGCTTTGATCCTTATAATTATGGGATATGCAATTTTATTCATCATAGGAGTAAATAAAAAAATATGGCTTAGCATAGCCGCCGGTATAGTCATATTGGCTCCTTTAATATATGAAAATTTGCACGACTATCAGAAAAAAAGAATCAATGATTTTTTAAGTGAAGAATCAAGCTATCACGTTCGCCAAAGCATAGTCGCCATAGGAAGCGGTGGTCTCACGGGCAAATCAAAAGATGAAGCCACTCAAACGCACTTTAAATTTTTGCCAATTGCAACCAGTGATTTTATCTTTTCATATACCATTGAAAGATTTGGTTTTTTGGGGGCATTTACGCTGATGATGTTTTACGGATTTTTAATCACTCATCTACTTAGCCTAAACTACGGTCTTAAAGATGATTATTTCACGCAAGTGGTTACAACAGGAATTGGAATTTTGATATTTATCTATGTAAGCGTAAATATTATGATGACTATTGGATTTGCTCCGGTTGTAGGTATTCCGCTTCCGTTTTACAGCTACGGCGGAAGTAGCTTTGTGACCTTTTTGAGCCTATTTGGAATTTTACAAAATTTACTTACTTTTAGATTTGATCCTACATACCGCTTCGTAAAGATCAAATTTTGATTTAAGCCAAGTTCATGGCTTAAATTTATGCTTTCTTTAAAAACTCGGTCTTAAGTACAATAACGCCCATTTTATCAATCCTGCACTCAACTTCCTTGTCATTTCCAGTTAGCTTAATGTTTTTCGCCATTGTTCCGCGTTTAAGAGTTGCGCCTGCGCCTTTTACCTTAAGATCTTTGATGAGAGTTACGTTATCTCCTGCATTTAGTTCTGTTCCGTTTGCATCTTTTGGCATACTTTCTTCTTGTAAAATTTGAGCCATTATAGCAGGTAAATTTTACAAGTTGCAAGCCTAAGGCTTAAAATTTACTCTTATAATTTTGGTCTTGTCGCCCTCTATACCAAAATCATTATCGTTTATCAGATACCACTCATCTGAAGAAATGATAATCAAAGACTCGATCTTGCTTGGAAATTTATCAAAGTTATCTGTATCAAAAACAAGCTCTTTTGATAAAACTTCACCATTTTTTGCATTTTTGATATCAACTTTATAAAATTTAGTACTCTTACTTATTCGCTCAAGCACTACTATATCGCCATTTGGTAGACTTACCATCTCGCTTATCTTTACATCATTTTGCTTTCTTGACTTCTTTTTAGTATCTTTTTTAAAATTGCTCCATTCATCGGTTTTGTAGATATATTCGCCAACTACTTTTTTATTTTTTATATTAATAGCCAAAAAGACTACTTCTCTTGAGTTTTCATCTCCTATATAAGGACTTTGAAGCACAGTATATAAAGTGTTCTCATCTGGGCTTATGGCAAGAGATTCAAAACCCCTATTTAACTCTCTTTGTCTTAATTTGGCAGGCAAATTTTCAACTATTTTAGTGTCTGCTCTGCTTAAACTTGCCGCCACACCTTTTAGAACCCATCTCTCCTTAACTCTTCCATCACTTGAAACATGCACTATACTTGGTCCATACTCGTCAGCTAAATAAAACTCCCTATCTTTCGTAACAACTATAGCTTCGATATCAAGTCCGTTTACATCATCTTTTATATTTGAGCCATTAAGCGTAAAAGCAGCCTCCGTATCTGGATTTGAAATCCCAGTTAAAGGCTTGCCACTTGAAGTTTTTAGCGGAATTTTTTCAAGAATTTCATATCCATCATTAAGTATTTTTATTTTGTAAATAGTAGGAGAAAAATTTGGAAATGGGAAAATTTTGCCCTTACTGCAAACTTCTTCACCTAAAATTTTCTTTGAACTTTTACAATCAATATTAACTCCTACATCATCCACCAAGCTATTATGTATTTTTTATCATCAATTACTTTTACCCAATATCCAAAAGTTTGCCTAGATATGAATGTGTCATCATCAATATTTAAAATCTTAGCTACTTTATTACGAGTAACAAACGTTAAAGTCTGTTCCTTCTTCCGTTTCGTTTAGTGCCTTGATAAAATCTCTTATTCTGTCTTTATCGATTAAAGCAGGATGATGTTTAACAGGCTTTTTTA
This Campylobacter sp. RM16192 DNA region includes the following protein-coding sequences:
- a CDS encoding cell division ATP-binding protein FtsE; this translates as MQKIISSHGLSLGYNQNELIVQNVDLDISASDFVIITGKSGSGKSTIVKSLYGEIKPYSGSLEVCLANMNNISQKKLSEVRQKIGIIFQNYRLINEWSVERNVMLPLMIKGLAHNVCKNQAHKLLKHVNLLHKAHKFPLELSGGEQQRVAMARALAHNPNLLLCDEPTGNLDDYSSDVIWSLLRSAREFLGTCVVVVTHKIPSTLRVHYRHFVIENGGVHEIS
- a CDS encoding FtsW/RodA/SpoVE family cell cycle protein, with protein sequence MIRLDRRILTHFDFVQPILILPIIILSYILVSEANSILSNKQLIYFSIGLLAFTFFFLLPIRRLEWLIPAFYWLCIALLISVDLFGVTKLGAKRWLEIPFVHFTIQPSEIMKPSFLLMMAYLVKHRPPGINGYGLKDFLRLSIYIILPAFLIMKEPDLGTALILIIMGYAILFIIGVNKKIWLSIAAGIVILAPLIYENLHDYQKKRINDFLSEESSYHVRQSIVAIGSGGLTGKSKDEATQTHFKFLPIATSDFIFSYTIERFGFLGAFTLMMFYGFLITHLLSLNYGLKDDYFTQVVTTGIGILIFIYVSVNIMMTIGFAPVVGIPLPFYSYGGSSFVTFLSLFGILQNLLTFRFDPTYRFVKIKF
- a CDS encoding FtsX-like permease family protein codes for the protein MRSLKNHFGVIFPLIALLFCIQFITLVGNVIKDYEKLMSEDYNIIVVSSKDLNSSNIKPLVSDFESIERLGTKSVLDRLSKDISAKNLNILQNSLPKFYSIKLQIFPSVEYMEEIKAKLLKVNGVSRVETFSKTHNKIYKILNLIKKISEIFSILIVILGLMLVLKQMRIWLYEHKERIDIMTLFGASFWLKSGVLYKMAVVDSIIATIIVTVFYYLLPDFSVVSFMMDEVGLKIPNVDIIYEGGRLLAISLALSIIAVSLVMREAKKNSI
- a CDS encoding fibronectin type III domain-containing protein, which gives rise to MKRSILKGLMLSLAVVITGCVSPSTPTQTNPNLPTVTSLKTISDMTEIGFEWTPATTTDVAGYYLYRSNPNENRGKMMMVADIKDRFASHHVDSNLAPETTYSYEMRTYNSNKQISNPGVIINASTRPLIESVPFLRALTNLPERVKLIWRPHPDLRVVSYIVEKADIGKDNWRQIAEIKGRLHAEYIDDSVKSGRGYKYRVFVKTSTGVVSKPSEIVDSTTKPLPNKVVNIQATTNAPKKIIITWDSVASEDFGYYKIYSTSNKFLPYTYLAKTKTNSYEDLINENGATRLYKITIVDKDGLESKKPDEAVTGSTLAAIDAPIISSIVADSSAVKVQWSGPKEARSYTVIREGGEGERRFTNITNNEFIDTDVNYSLKYTYKVIAIDEYGISSDESHKAMVIIE
- a CDS encoding alkylphosphonate utilization protein, whose protein sequence is MPKDANGTELNAGDNVTLIKDLKVKGAGATLKRGTMAKNIKLTGNDKEVECRIDKMGVIVLKTEFLKKA
- the trmB gene encoding tRNA (guanosine(46)-N7)-methyltransferase TrmB; the encoded protein is MPNFITKNLKSLAYPIIQDEVVFAWEARGRNSTIIYTQSGIEEFFVTLKEHKNGFLVKGDKITRPAQIGLLQKALVKFKELNCEEIVSEAIAVKKTHLTQKTSYISDTKELLQILKESRLSKIFIEIGFGSGRHLLWQAEKNPDALVIGIEVYKPSIEQVAKLAKSKKLNNVVLINSDARLLLSLIDSNFIDKIFLHFPVPWDDAPHRRVVSEKFTKECERTLKIGGRFELRSDSRNYTEYTISQLLNLHSSKLIVDKNKYLNVSSKYEDRWKKQLKDIYDVTFECEIKSEPLKTLSEMKFDSNYDVKAISKNFKNITIKKDDCFLHIEEKFEKSEDEILLRISFGAFSQPEQCYILITPQKCEYFIKKPLLTRENLNAHFALKEYLANAKDY
- a CDS encoding RluA family pseudouridine synthase, with protein sequence MNQISVKESKDIGKRVDLFLSEELKISRNQILNLIKNGCVSLNSKPILKGSAKLSLDDVIDVKILESNDENLNFSAEFEVSILYEDDDLIVLNKPPNLVVHPAPSVKEATLVDWLGKKGFLLSTFSGESRAGIVHRLDKGTSGAIVVAKNNHSHAALSAQLSDKTMGRIYLAITDLPLKEECVIERKIGRSPNNRLKKAITSDGRSAKSAFVNLIQESGINLIAAKLFTGRTHQIRVHLASINRHILGDTLYGFKSENDKIKRVMLHAYGLYFTHPNTGKRMRFVAPLWDDFNEILFNKFNKEIVDEKIDFERLDAIFGRCDHWMCFT
- a CDS encoding esterase-like activity of phytase family protein — protein: MDDVGVNIDCKSSKKILGEEVCSKGKIFPFPNFSPTIYKIKILNDGYEILEKIPLKTSSGKPLTGISNPDTEAAFTLNGSNIKDDVNGLDIEAIVVTKDREFYLADEYGPSIVHVSSDGRVKERWVLKGVAASLSRADTKIVENLPAKLRQRELNRGFESLAISPDENTLYTVLQSPYIGDENSREVVFLAINIKNKKVVGEYIYKTDEWSNFKKDTKKKSRKQNDVKISEMVSLPNGDIVVLERISKSTKFYKVDIKNAKNGEVLSKELVFDTDNFDKFPSKIESLIIISSDEWYLINDNDFGIEGDKTKIIRVNFKP